The genomic DNA GCCACGCGCTGCGACGCGTCGGCGTCGAACTCGGCGAAGCCGCGCTGCAGATCGAGCGCCGTCGCCTGCGAGAGCGCGTTGCGCTTGGCCGCGTTGTCGATGGTGAAGACGGTGACCGCGCCGCGGCGGTCGATGCGAAGGCAACTCATTGGAAAGACTCCCCGATTCGCGCGCGCGCGTCCACGGCCATGCAGCCCTTGGGACCCAGCTTGAGCGGATTCACTTCGAACTCGAAATCGCGGCCCCGCAGGCGCTCCGCGATGGCGGCAAGACGGCGCACGGCGTCGACCGCCGCGTCCAGGTCGACCGGCTCGGCGCCGCGATAGCCGCGCAGCAGCGGCGCGATGCGCAGCGACAGCAGCGCCTCGCGCACCGCCGCCGCCGACACGGGCAGCGGCAGCAGCACCACGTCCTTCATCAGCTCGACCCACACGCCGCCGCTGCCGACGATCAGCACCGGCCCGAACTGCGGATCGTTGCGCGCACCGACGAGCAGCTCCACCGTGCCGGTGGCCATCGCCTGCAGGAAGAAGCCCTCGATGCGCGCCTCGGGCATCGCTTGCTGCACCCGCCGCTTCATCGCCGTCAGCGCCGCGCGCAGCGCCGCCGCATCGTGCAGGTCGAGCGCGACGCCGCCCACTTCCGTCTTGTGGACGATCTGCGGCGAGACGATCTTCGCCACCAGCGGGTAGCCGATCTCGTCGGCGCGTACCAGCGCTTCCTCGATGTCGGCGACGACGACGCCCCGGTTGACGGGAATGCCGGCGGCATGGAGCAGCGCCTTCGCTTCCTCTTCGCCGAGCGATGCGCTCTCGGCCGGCGGCGCGAAGTCGAGTGCGGGCAACGGCTCGGGTGCCTCTTGCTCGCGCCACGCGGACCACGCGCGCCACGCGCGGATCGCCTCCACCGCCTCGGCCAGCGAGTCGGTGAAGGGCTGCCCCGATTGCCGCAGCAGCGCGCGCGGACCGTTGGCCAGCGCGCCTGGCTGCATCACCTGCAGCACCGGCTTGCCGGCTTCGGCGCAGCCTTGCGCCAGCTCGCCGGCCAGCGCCGTGAGGCCCGGCGCGGTGGTGATGACGGCGAGGCAGATGTCGGCATCGGCGTCGCGCATCGCGAACAGCGCGCTCTGGTAGCCGAAGTCCGGCACCTCCTTCACCTTGGCGCCATAGAGGTCCACCGGGTTGTCGGCCTGCCCCGGCACATAGAGCGTCGCCAGCGCTTCACGGGCCGTCTCGCCGAAGCGGGTCATCGGAATGCCGGCATCGGACAGCGCATCGGCACTCAGCGCCGCGCTGCCGCCGGAGGTCGAGATGAGCACGGCCTGCGCGACGCGGTGCGCCGGATGCTGCGCCATCGCCGCGGCCAGCAGCAGCATCGCGAACACGTCGTTCAGCAGCACGATGTTCTCGCGCTCGCACACGGCCTTGAGCACCGCGTAGTCGCCGGCCAGGCTGGCAGTGTGCGAGAAGGCCGCGCTGGAGCCGGCGGCCGTGCGCCCGGCCTTCACCGCCAGCCATGGCTTGCCGGCCGCCCGCGCGCGGCGCGCCAGCTGCACGAATCGCGCCGGCGATTTCACGCCCTCGATGTACGAGCAGATGACGCGCGTGTGCGGATCGTCGATCAGGAACTCGATGAAGTCGCACAGCGCCAGGTCCGCCTGGTTGCCCACCGACACGCAGTGGCTGAAGCCGATGCCC from Variovorax sp. PBL-E5 includes the following:
- a CDS encoding acetate--CoA ligase family protein, with amino-acid sequence MNTSDPPIPIAALLSPRSVAVIGASEDQGKFGGRVLQMLLRHRYAGTIYPINPNRKELLGLEAYPSVAVTPQAPDMAIMAVPQAQVKARVQECADRGVRCAIIITARFSDAGPEGAAIEAELVAIARAAGMRLIGPNCLGVISPANHLVLCSSPALDVETLPRSPIGFITQSGALMGTLFDRATAMGIGFSHCVSVGNQADLALCDFIEFLIDDPHTRVICSYIEGVKSPARFVQLARRARAAGKPWLAVKAGRTAAGSSAAFSHTASLAGDYAVLKAVCERENIVLLNDVFAMLLLAAAMAQHPAHRVAQAVLISTSGGSAALSADALSDAGIPMTRFGETAREALATLYVPGQADNPVDLYGAKVKEVPDFGYQSALFAMRDADADICLAVITTAPGLTALAGELAQGCAEAGKPVLQVMQPGALANGPRALLRQSGQPFTDSLAEAVEAIRAWRAWSAWREQEAPEPLPALDFAPPAESASLGEEEAKALLHAAGIPVNRGVVVADIEEALVRADEIGYPLVAKIVSPQIVHKTEVGGVALDLHDAAALRAALTAMKRRVQQAMPEARIEGFFLQAMATGTVELLVGARNDPQFGPVLIVGSGGVWVELMKDVVLLPLPVSAAAVREALLSLRIAPLLRGYRGAEPVDLDAAVDAVRRLAAIAERLRGRDFEFEVNPLKLGPKGCMAVDARARIGESFQ